The proteins below are encoded in one region of Peribacillus muralis:
- a CDS encoding DAK2 domain-containing protein, with the protein MSITSLNGKRFAEMIIQGANHLAANAQMVDALNVFPVPDGDTGTNMNLSMTSGAKEVQNNVQDHIGKVGTSLSRGLLMGARGNSGVILSQLFRGFAKAIEHKSEINSEEFAQAFEAGVQTAYKAVMKPVEGTILTVAKDAAKQAVTSAARHRDLIQVMEEIVTEANASLKRTPDLLPVLKEVGVVDSGGQGLVFVYEGFLAELKGEALPVRSEHGPSMDDMVSAEHHMNVQGHMSTEDIVFGYCTEFMVRLESDKLANKSFDEDKFRNDLSEYGDSLLVISDDEVVKVHIHSEQPGECLNYGQRYGSLIKMKIDNMREQHTAIVGETHTPLQTKPATKDKYGVVSVAMGAGISELFKSIGAKSVIEGGQTMNPSTEDIVKAVEEANAEHVIILPNNKNIIMAANQAADVLGDHVTVVPTKTVPQGMAALLAFNPSLDASENEKAMSEALAHVKTGQITYAVRDTNIDGLSIETGDFMGIAEGTIKVKDKDKAQAAKELLSEMIDDDAEILTILYGEDANAEEVENIVAYCKENFEGVEVEVHNGKQPLYSFIFSIE; encoded by the coding sequence GTGTCAATTACAAGTTTGAATGGAAAGCGCTTTGCAGAAATGATCATTCAAGGTGCCAATCATTTAGCGGCTAATGCTCAAATGGTTGATGCGTTGAATGTTTTCCCTGTCCCAGATGGAGATACTGGAACAAATATGAATTTATCGATGACTTCCGGAGCCAAGGAAGTGCAAAATAACGTCCAGGACCACATCGGAAAAGTGGGCACATCCCTTTCAAGAGGATTGCTTATGGGCGCTCGCGGCAATTCTGGAGTTATCCTTTCACAGTTGTTCCGCGGCTTTGCAAAAGCGATCGAACATAAATCTGAAATAAATAGTGAAGAATTCGCACAAGCTTTTGAAGCAGGCGTACAAACAGCTTACAAAGCTGTCATGAAACCTGTCGAAGGAACAATTTTGACGGTTGCCAAAGATGCAGCCAAGCAAGCGGTTACATCCGCTGCCAGGCATCGGGACCTCATTCAGGTAATGGAGGAAATCGTAACGGAGGCCAATGCCTCACTGAAACGCACACCGGATCTCCTTCCAGTCTTGAAAGAAGTGGGAGTCGTTGACAGCGGCGGACAAGGCTTGGTATTTGTATATGAAGGCTTCCTTGCTGAGTTGAAAGGTGAAGCCCTTCCAGTCCGTTCTGAACATGGCCCTAGCATGGATGACATGGTCAGTGCCGAACATCACATGAACGTTCAAGGGCATATGAGCACGGAGGATATCGTGTTTGGCTACTGCACGGAATTCATGGTCCGTCTAGAAAGCGACAAGCTGGCTAATAAATCATTTGATGAGGATAAATTCCGAAATGATTTAAGTGAATACGGAGATTCATTATTAGTCATTTCAGATGATGAAGTCGTCAAAGTACATATTCATTCTGAACAGCCTGGGGAATGTCTCAATTATGGACAGCGATACGGCAGTTTAATCAAAATGAAAATCGATAATATGCGCGAACAGCATACTGCGATTGTTGGTGAAACGCACACTCCGCTTCAAACGAAACCGGCAACAAAAGATAAATACGGAGTGGTGTCCGTTGCTATGGGTGCGGGCATCAGTGAATTGTTCAAAAGCATTGGCGCTAAGTCGGTAATCGAGGGCGGACAAACGATGAATCCTAGCACGGAAGATATCGTTAAAGCTGTCGAGGAGGCAAATGCCGAGCATGTCATCATCTTGCCTAACAATAAAAATATCATTATGGCTGCCAATCAGGCAGCAGATGTACTTGGTGATCATGTGACGGTCGTTCCTACAAAAACGGTACCACAGGGAATGGCTGCCTTGTTGGCATTCAATCCATCACTTGATGCTTCCGAGAATGAAAAAGCGATGAGTGAAGCCCTTGCACACGTGAAAACGGGCCAAATCACATATGCTGTACGTGATACCAACATTGATGGTCTTTCCATCGAGACTGGGGATTTCATGGGCATAGCTGAAGGAACCATCAAAGTGAAGGATAAAGACAAGGCGCAAGCGGCAAAAGAACTTCTTTCCGAGATGATTGACGATGATGCTGAAATCCTGACGATTTTATATGGAGAAGACGCCAATGCAGAAGAAGTTGAAAATATCGTTGCTTATTGCAAGGAGAATTTCGAAGGCGTTGAAGTGGAAGTCCATAATGGAAAACAACCTTTGTATTCCTTCATTTTTTCAATTGAATAA
- the pknB gene encoding Stk1 family PASTA domain-containing Ser/Thr kinase — protein MLIGRRINGRYKLIEMVGGGGMANVYLARDMILDRDVALKILRMDFNNDEEFIKRFNREAQSATSLAHPNIVSIYDVGEEDAIYYIVMEYVDGFTLKQYIQKYYPIPVEKALDIMKQITAAISHAHHNGIIHRDIKPQNILIDKEGTVKITDFGIALALSATNITQTNAVLGSVHYLSPEQARGGMANKKSDIYSLGIVMFELLTGRLPFSGESAVSIALKHLQSETPSPKRWNPEIPQSVENIILRATAKDSYYRYESVDSMEDDIRTSLNPERSNEQPFMIPEDHDATKAIPVITDDQLSSIDETIIRGPEKNTVVHADDGGDDSVEVMKVNKKQKKQKKQKMKSKQKDKKRRRMPAILVSIFLVLALLAVLSVTIGPSLFGSKEVTIPDLKGKDLDDAITDLLNLDLVVGDTIEIEDDEVEAGLVIKTNPKEGKTVKAGAKVDIYQSAGKETISLSNYEGRNYSDVKSLVENMGFKNTIVTYKYDDSDPGTIIDQTPSSATEIVPSETELELTVSKGEDLLSLKNLKGFNEAGLNDYANESGLKIDSEEEVYDDSVEKGLVISQSPEPGTRVEKGSTVKVVVSKGKEEIPPKTVTEEIKIEYDPVAPGKAQKVQIFIEDINNSMTEPKESFFIVEDAKRTIVLTVSPDKKAGYKVMRDNQVIIDKAVSYPD, from the coding sequence ATGCTGATTGGCAGAAGAATCAACGGCCGTTATAAACTGATCGAAATGGTCGGTGGCGGCGGTATGGCGAACGTCTACCTTGCAAGGGATATGATCTTGGATAGGGATGTTGCATTGAAAATCCTTCGCATGGACTTCAACAATGACGAAGAATTCATCAAGCGCTTCAACCGGGAAGCTCAATCGGCAACCAGTTTGGCCCATCCCAATATCGTAAGCATTTATGACGTTGGTGAAGAAGATGCCATCTATTATATCGTCATGGAATATGTGGACGGTTTCACCCTTAAGCAATACATACAAAAATATTATCCGATTCCAGTCGAAAAAGCCTTGGATATCATGAAGCAAATAACGGCAGCGATTTCCCATGCCCACCATAACGGGATCATCCATCGTGACATCAAGCCACAGAACATACTGATCGATAAAGAAGGAACCGTCAAGATTACGGACTTTGGAATTGCCTTGGCCTTGAGTGCAACCAACATCACTCAGACGAACGCCGTTTTGGGCTCCGTCCATTACTTATCACCGGAGCAGGCAAGGGGCGGAATGGCCAATAAGAAATCGGACATTTATTCGCTTGGCATCGTCATGTTTGAATTGCTGACGGGTAGATTGCCTTTTTCGGGTGAATCTGCCGTGTCGATAGCACTTAAACATTTACAATCGGAAACTCCTTCACCAAAACGCTGGAATCCTGAAATACCGCAGAGTGTAGAAAATATTATTTTGAGGGCGACAGCGAAAGATTCATATTACCGGTATGAGAGTGTAGATTCAATGGAAGATGACATTCGAACGTCACTCAATCCTGAGCGTTCGAATGAGCAGCCCTTCATGATACCGGAAGACCATGATGCAACGAAAGCAATACCCGTCATTACGGATGATCAGCTTTCGAGCATTGATGAAACGATCATAAGAGGACCGGAAAAAAATACGGTAGTTCATGCAGACGATGGTGGAGATGACTCAGTAGAAGTCATGAAAGTGAACAAAAAACAAAAGAAACAGAAAAAACAAAAAATGAAGTCTAAACAAAAGGATAAAAAACGAAGGAGAATGCCAGCCATTTTGGTGTCCATCTTTTTAGTCCTTGCACTGCTTGCCGTCTTATCCGTCACTATAGGACCTTCCCTTTTCGGCTCGAAGGAAGTGACGATCCCTGACCTTAAAGGGAAAGATTTGGATGATGCCATTACTGATTTACTTAACTTGGATTTGGTCGTCGGAGATACGATCGAAATTGAGGACGATGAGGTTGAAGCGGGGCTGGTGATCAAAACCAATCCGAAGGAAGGGAAAACCGTCAAGGCGGGGGCGAAAGTCGATATTTATCAAAGTGCCGGAAAAGAAACGATTTCGCTGTCCAACTATGAAGGCCGAAATTACTCGGATGTTAAATCTCTGGTGGAGAATATGGGTTTCAAAAACACGATCGTCACCTATAAGTATGATGATAGCGATCCCGGTACCATCATAGATCAGACGCCATCCAGTGCCACTGAAATCGTTCCATCCGAAACGGAACTTGAATTGACGGTCAGCAAGGGGGAAGATTTATTGAGCTTGAAAAATCTCAAGGGGTTCAATGAAGCTGGCCTAAATGATTATGCCAATGAAAGTGGGTTGAAGATCGATTCTGAAGAAGAGGTCTATGATGATTCCGTCGAGAAGGGACTGGTCATTTCCCAGTCGCCTGAACCGGGTACAAGGGTCGAAAAAGGCAGTACGGTGAAAGTTGTCGTCTCAAAAGGGAAAGAAGAGATCCCTCCCAAGACCGTAACGGAGGAGATCAAGATTGAATATGATCCAGTTGCTCCTGGCAAAGCGCAAAAGGTGCAGATTTTTATTGAAGATATCAACAATAGCATGACAGAGCCTAAAGAATCATTCTTTATCGTGGAAGATGCCAAGCGAACGATCGTATTGACGGTTTCGCCGGATAAGAAAGCAGGCTACAAGGTCATGAGGGACAACCAGGTCATCATCGACAAAGCCGTCTCTTATCCCGACTAA
- the sdaAA gene encoding L-serine ammonia-lyase, iron-sulfur-dependent, subunit alpha, whose product MFRNVAELIELAEAKQKRISTLMIEQEMEVTGRSREQIIHQMGVNLDVMEQAVEKGLQGVQSVSGLTGGDAVLLQNYIKSGNFLSGELLLDAVSKAVATNEVNAAMGTICATPTAGSAGVVPGTLFALQNKLKPNREQKIAFLFTAGAFGFVVANNASISGAAGGCQAEVGSAAGMAAAAIVEMAGGTPAQSAEAMAITLKNMLGLVCDPVAGLVEVPCVKRNAMGAANAMVAADMALAGITSRIPCDEVIDAMYKIGQTMPSALRETAQGGLAATPTGRELEAKIFGLPLNKK is encoded by the coding sequence ATGTTTCGAAATGTTGCAGAGTTGATAGAATTAGCTGAAGCAAAGCAGAAAAGAATATCAACATTGATGATAGAACAGGAAATGGAAGTAACGGGCAGAAGTCGTGAACAAATCATCCACCAGATGGGAGTCAACCTGGATGTAATGGAACAGGCTGTTGAAAAGGGCCTCCAAGGTGTACAGTCCGTTTCAGGACTTACAGGCGGTGACGCAGTCCTGCTTCAGAATTACATTAAATCCGGAAATTTCCTATCCGGCGAATTGTTGTTGGATGCGGTGAGCAAAGCAGTGGCAACAAACGAAGTGAACGCGGCCATGGGAACCATTTGCGCGACACCCACTGCCGGATCTGCTGGGGTGGTGCCGGGAACCCTTTTTGCTTTGCAGAACAAATTAAAACCGAATCGTGAACAGAAAATCGCGTTCTTATTCACTGCAGGGGCGTTCGGTTTTGTTGTAGCGAACAACGCTTCAATTTCTGGAGCCGCGGGGGGCTGTCAGGCAGAGGTCGGGTCAGCTGCAGGAATGGCAGCGGCAGCAATCGTGGAAATGGCGGGGGGAACACCTGCGCAAAGTGCTGAAGCTATGGCCATCACGTTAAAGAATATGCTTGGTCTTGTGTGTGACCCTGTAGCTGGGCTTGTGGAGGTGCCTTGTGTGAAACGGAATGCGATGGGGGCGGCCAATGCAATGGTTGCAGCTGATATGGCGTTGGCGGGGATTACAAGCCGTATACCATGTGATGAAGTGATTGATGCAATGTACAAAATCGGGCAAACGATGCCATCGGCTCTTAGGGAAACTGCACAAGGAGGATTAGCGGCTACACCAACTGGACGGGAGTTGGAAGCGAAAATTTTTGGCCTGCCGCTCAATAAAAAGTGA
- a CDS encoding Asp23/Gls24 family envelope stress response protein produces the protein MSIELQTKYGQIDISNDVIATVAGGAAVDCYGIIGMASKKQFKDGIAEILRKENFTKGVIVRQEEEEVHIDMYIIVSYGTKISEVAHNVQSKVKYTLNKTVGLAVDSVNIFVQGVRVTNP, from the coding sequence ATGTCTATTGAACTACAAACGAAATATGGACAAATTGATATCTCTAATGATGTTATCGCTACTGTAGCAGGCGGAGCAGCAGTGGATTGCTACGGAATTATAGGAATGGCTTCCAAAAAACAATTTAAAGATGGCATTGCTGAAATTTTAAGAAAAGAAAACTTTACTAAGGGTGTAATAGTCCGTCAAGAAGAGGAAGAAGTTCATATCGATATGTATATTATCGTAAGCTATGGAACAAAAATCTCGGAAGTTGCGCATAATGTGCAATCAAAGGTAAAGTACACTCTGAACAAAACTGTAGGATTAGCAGTCGATTCCGTTAACATTTTTGTCCAGGGAGTTCGTGTGACGAACCCTTAA
- the rpmB gene encoding 50S ribosomal protein L28 — translation MARKCVITGRRTRSGNSRSHAMNASKRTWGANLQKVRILVDGKPKRVYVSARALKSGKVERV, via the coding sequence ATGGCACGTAAATGTGTAATCACTGGAAGAAGAACTCGTTCTGGTAACAGCCGCTCTCACGCAATGAACGCTAGCAAGCGTACATGGGGCGCTAACCTTCAAAAAGTACGTATTTTAGTTGACGGTAAACCTAAACGTGTATACGTTTCTGCAAGAGCTCTTAAATCGGGCAAAGTAGAACGCGTATAA
- the sdaAB gene encoding L-serine ammonia-lyase, iron-sulfur-dependent subunit beta, producing MKFRSVFDIIGPVMIGPSSSHTAGAARIGRVARNLFDREPKWAHISFYGSFAKTYKGHGTDVAIVGGLLDFDTFDERIKESLEIARKKKMKITFREEEAVPEHPNTAKILVGDDDGELELVGISIGGGKIEIVELNGFKLRLSGHNPAILVVHDDRFGAIASVSNILAKHQINIGQMEVSRKGKGKMALMTIEVDQNLEDRVIDEIAALPDITQVARIVD from the coding sequence ATGAAATTCAGAAGTGTATTCGATATAATAGGTCCTGTTATGATTGGCCCCTCTAGTTCCCATACAGCCGGTGCTGCAAGAATCGGAAGGGTGGCCAGGAATTTATTTGACCGTGAACCTAAATGGGCACATATTTCGTTTTATGGTTCGTTCGCCAAAACCTATAAAGGGCATGGAACGGATGTAGCCATTGTCGGAGGCTTACTTGATTTTGATACATTTGACGAGAGAATTAAAGAATCGTTGGAAATAGCCCGCAAAAAGAAAATGAAAATTACTTTTCGGGAAGAAGAGGCCGTACCTGAACATCCCAATACAGCAAAAATATTAGTGGGGGATGATGATGGTGAACTTGAACTCGTCGGTATATCGATTGGCGGGGGAAAAATTGAAATTGTCGAATTAAATGGGTTTAAATTAAGGCTTTCGGGTCACAACCCTGCCATACTAGTCGTTCACGATGACAGATTTGGGGCGATTGCCAGTGTTTCCAACATTTTGGCTAAGCATCAAATCAATATAGGCCAGATGGAAGTTTCCCGTAAGGGAAAGGGGAAAATGGCGCTGATGACGATTGAAGTGGATCAAAACCTTGAGGATCGAGTCATTGATGAAATTGCAGCGCTCCCCGACATCACTCAAGTAGCTAGGATTGTTGATTGA
- a CDS encoding Stp1/IreP family PP2C-type Ser/Thr phosphatase yields the protein MRAIFKTDRGRVRQHNEDNGGIFKNSEGVRLAIVADGMGGHRAGDVASAMTIDLMKKGWEESSGIETANDAEEWLKQQIFLVNHSLFEYAEAHTECKGMGTTVVAAICTDKFATIANIGDSRCYLYNESGFKQVTEDHSLVNELVRSGQISKEDAENHPRKNVLLRALGTEMQVEMDITTVIFEESDLLLLCSDGLTNKVSEVELEETVINGQSLEEKANSLIDKANHYGGEDNITLVLVQFTDESESR from the coding sequence ATGAGGGCGATATTTAAAACAGACCGTGGAAGGGTCCGCCAGCATAATGAAGATAATGGCGGAATCTTTAAAAACTCGGAAGGCGTCCGCCTTGCCATCGTTGCCGATGGCATGGGCGGCCACCGTGCCGGGGATGTAGCAAGTGCGATGACGATAGACCTTATGAAAAAGGGCTGGGAGGAATCCAGCGGAATTGAAACGGCCAATGATGCCGAGGAGTGGCTAAAACAGCAAATCTTCTTGGTCAATCATTCGCTATTCGAATATGCCGAGGCACATACGGAATGTAAGGGAATGGGAACTACCGTTGTTGCTGCTATTTGTACTGACAAGTTCGCGACCATTGCCAATATTGGGGACAGTCGATGTTATTTGTATAATGAGAGTGGCTTTAAGCAGGTTACGGAGGATCATTCACTCGTTAACGAGCTGGTCCGATCAGGGCAGATTTCGAAGGAAGATGCCGAGAACCATCCACGAAAAAATGTTTTATTACGAGCCTTGGGGACAGAAATGCAAGTTGAAATGGATATCACGACGGTCATATTCGAAGAAAGTGATTTATTGTTGCTTTGTTCGGATGGCTTAACGAACAAAGTGAGTGAAGTGGAGCTTGAAGAAACGGTTATAAATGGGCAGTCTCTTGAAGAAAAGGCAAATTCATTAATAGATAAGGCCAATCACTACGGTGGGGAAGACAACATCACCCTTGTGCTTGTTCAATTTACTGATGAAAGCGAAAGCAGGTGA
- the spoVM gene encoding stage V sporulation protein SpoVM yields the protein MKFYTIKLPKVLGSLVRAMLGAFKKG from the coding sequence ATGAAATTTTATACGATTAAATTGCCAAAAGTTCTGGGCAGTTTGGTAAGGGCTATGCTCGGAGCGTTTAAAAAGGGCTGA
- the rpe gene encoding ribulose-phosphate 3-epimerase — protein MVKIAPSILSANFAKLGEEILDVERGGADFIHVDVMDGQFVPNITIGPLIVEAIRPVTKLPLDVHLMIEQPDRYIEAFANAGADYITVHVEACTHLHRTIQLIKSYGVKAGVVLNPATPASVLQPIIEDIDMVLLMTVNPGFGGQKFITSVLPKIAEVKAMAVRDNQDLEIEVDGGVNEETAKLCIEQGATVLVAGSAIYNQEDRREAIQKIRGN, from the coding sequence ATGGTTAAAATTGCACCTTCGATTTTATCAGCTAACTTTGCAAAATTGGGAGAGGAAATACTGGATGTGGAAAGAGGCGGGGCTGATTTCATCCATGTGGATGTCATGGATGGGCAGTTCGTGCCCAATATTACCATCGGACCATTAATAGTCGAAGCCATTCGACCTGTGACAAAGCTGCCGCTTGATGTCCACTTAATGATCGAACAACCTGACCGTTATATCGAGGCGTTCGCAAATGCGGGAGCCGATTATATTACGGTGCATGTTGAGGCCTGCACACATCTGCACCGCACAATCCAGTTAATTAAATCCTATGGTGTCAAGGCAGGAGTGGTGCTTAACCCAGCCACGCCAGCGTCCGTGCTCCAGCCTATAATCGAAGATATTGATATGGTGCTGTTGATGACGGTTAATCCAGGCTTTGGCGGGCAAAAGTTCATCACATCCGTCTTGCCAAAAATCGCTGAAGTGAAGGCGATGGCAGTCCGCGATAATCAGGATCTGGAAATAGAGGTTGATGGCGGAGTCAATGAAGAAACAGCTAAACTTTGTATCGAACAAGGGGCGACGGTCCTGGTGGCCGGGTCAGCAATTTATAATCAGGAAGATCGACGTGAAGCAATTCAAAAGATTCGGGGAAATTGA
- a CDS encoding thiamine diphosphokinase codes for MIISIMAGGPESLWPDLERYREMTDLWVGVDRGVWALLDNGIKPKCGFGDFDSVSEEEYKVIVRRLQQVNLYSSEKDETDLEIAFKWALDQKPCEIHILGATGGRMDHFLGNIQLLQKESILPNHADMDIYIVDRQNIFTVKTAGSYEVAALEDKKYISFLPVTSEVTGITLKGFKYPLSDRCLELGSTLCISNELISESGNVSFKEGILMMIRSRD; via the coding sequence ATGATCATTAGTATAATGGCTGGCGGTCCGGAATCGTTATGGCCGGATTTGGAAAGGTATAGGGAAATGACTGATCTTTGGGTCGGAGTTGATAGGGGAGTATGGGCCTTGCTTGACAATGGAATCAAACCTAAATGTGGCTTTGGGGATTTCGATTCGGTCTCGGAAGAAGAATACAAGGTAATTGTCCGAAGGCTTCAGCAAGTAAACTTATATTCATCTGAAAAGGATGAAACCGATCTGGAAATCGCTTTTAAATGGGCATTAGATCAAAAACCGTGTGAAATTCACATTCTTGGCGCCACCGGGGGCAGAATGGATCATTTTCTTGGCAATATCCAACTGCTCCAGAAGGAAAGCATCCTTCCAAATCATGCCGATATGGATATATACATAGTCGACCGACAAAACATTTTCACAGTCAAGACAGCAGGTTCTTATGAGGTTGCTGCGCTGGAAGATAAGAAGTACATATCATTCCTTCCGGTCACATCGGAAGTCACTGGCATCACGCTGAAGGGCTTCAAATATCCATTGAGCGATCGCTGCTTGGAGCTAGGTTCGACTCTCTGTATCAGCAATGAACTAATTTCCGAATCTGGGAATGTTTCATTTAAGGAGGGCATATTAATGATGATAAGAAGCAGAGATTAA
- the rsgA gene encoding ribosome small subunit-dependent GTPase A: MPEGKIIKALSGFYYVLDGEEVFQCRGRGVFRKNKVTPLVGDYVVFQAENKTDGTVTEIKPRKNELIRPQISNVDQAILVFSAVEPDFSPALLDRFLVLIEDNEIEPIIVVTKLDLVTPENRTKLTQYINDYRKLGYTVLETSSVTTGGIEELVPYLEGKTSVFAGQSGVGKSSLLNAINPELALKTDDISSHLGRGKHTTRHVELIHIGSGLVADTPGFSSLEFMEMEPERLSYCFPEMHEHGEDCKFRACLHDKEPKCAVKEAVGSGEIPEYRYEHYMQFLEEIRDRKPRY, from the coding sequence ATGCCCGAAGGAAAAATTATTAAAGCACTAAGCGGATTTTATTATGTGCTTGATGGGGAAGAAGTTTTTCAATGCCGCGGACGGGGCGTTTTCAGGAAAAATAAGGTAACTCCGCTTGTTGGCGATTATGTAGTGTTCCAAGCGGAAAACAAAACGGATGGGACCGTTACCGAAATAAAACCGCGAAAGAATGAATTGATACGTCCGCAAATCTCAAATGTAGATCAAGCCATCCTCGTCTTTTCGGCAGTTGAACCTGACTTCAGTCCAGCGCTGCTTGACCGTTTTCTCGTACTTATCGAAGATAACGAAATCGAGCCCATTATCGTCGTGACGAAACTGGACTTGGTCACTCCCGAAAACCGAACGAAATTGACCCAGTACATCAATGATTATCGAAAACTTGGGTATACCGTATTGGAAACATCTTCGGTTACCACAGGAGGCATTGAAGAACTGGTTCCTTATCTAGAAGGGAAGACGAGTGTATTTGCCGGTCAGTCAGGAGTCGGGAAATCGTCTTTACTGAATGCAATCAATCCTGAACTGGCTTTGAAGACTGATGACATTTCCTCACATCTGGGACGGGGTAAGCATACTACGCGTCATGTCGAATTGATTCATATCGGCTCTGGCCTTGTCGCGGATACACCTGGTTTCAGTTCGCTTGAATTCATGGAGATGGAACCTGAACGGTTATCCTATTGCTTCCCCGAAATGCATGAGCATGGAGAGGACTGTAAGTTCAGGGCATGTTTGCACGATAAAGAACCGAAATGTGCCGTGAAGGAAGCGGTGGGATCCGGGGAAATCCCGGAATATCGCTATGAGCATTATATGCAATTCTTGGAAGAAATAAGAGATAGAAAGCCGAGGTATTGA